CGAACCAGATCCGTCGGCACTGGGAGCAGCTCCGCGACGACGGCCTGCTCGACGGCCCGCTCGAGCCCGGCACCCTGCGGCGCACGCCGCACACGCGCACGATCGTGCTGCTGGGCGTGCTGCTCGTGCTGAGCGTGCTGGGACTCCTCCTGTAGCGCTCGACCCATCACCGCGGTGGTCACGGCGTGGGCCCACCGCGGTCGGTGTCACGGGCGTCCGGCGCATCCGCGTCGAAGCCCCGCATGCCAGCACTGCCCGAACCGCCCTGCATGCCTGCTCCGCGACCGGTCACGACGACCGACGCGCGGTCGAGACCGCCGCTGCGTCCCTTCGCGAGGGCGCGCGCGTTCGGCAGGCGCTTCTGGCGCGGGTCGAACGCGTCGCGCAGACCGTCGCCGATGAAGTTGATGCACAGGGCGATGGCGATGATGAACACGCCCGGCCACCAGAACAACCACGGCCGGGTGCCGAACGCTGCCTGGTTGTCGCTGATGATCTTGCCGAGCGAGGTGTCGGGCGACTGCACACCGTAGCCGAGGAAGCTCAGGGCCGTCTCGAGCAGGATCGCCGCGGCCATGAGCAGCGTCGTGTTGACGATGATCACGCCGATCGCGTTCGGCAGGATGTGCTTGAAGATGATGCGGCGATCGCTCGCGCCGGCCACGCGGGCCGCATCGACGAACTCGCGCTCGCGCAGGCTCAGCACCTCGGCGCGCACGAGGCGGGCGAGACCCGTCCACGTGAACAGGCCGATGATGATGGCGAGGAAGAACGCGCCGAGCTTGCCGAAGGCGAGAC
The sequence above is a segment of the Microcella humidisoli genome. Coding sequences within it:
- a CDS encoding ABC transporter permease; this translates as MSNLSAPVPSGGVTDAENNLENKEVEGLSQGQIVRRRFFRHRGAVASMITLAFIIVLAFSAVGLDFSVFGFQVKTPGWWQWTWTEIPTPQNGGRPTLSLVPEWLGGEGVRFGDHPFGQDDIGRDIFAIVMRGTQQSIVIMLIVGLIATTIGTVIGAVAGYYRGWVDSVLMRFTDIIITIPLIVIGAVLGLAFGKLGAFFLAIIIGLFTWTGLARLVRAEVLSLREREFVDAARVAGASDRRIIFKHILPNAIGVIIVNTTLLMAAAILLETALSFLGYGVQSPDTSLGKIISDNQAAFGTRPWLFWWPGVFIIAIALCINFIGDGLRDAFDPRQKRLPNARALAKGRSGGLDRASVVVTGRGAGMQGGSGSAGMRGFDADAPDARDTDRGGPTP